TCAATCCGCTGGTCGGCGTCGCGGTGCAGAGGGGGAGGGACCAGTTCACGAGCATGATCGACGCGTATGATCCTAAGCTTCGCATTGTCGCGAAGAAGGCCGCGCGAAAATTGAAGATACCTCTCAAAGAGGGAGTGTATCTCGCTACATCGGGCCCGAGTTACGAGACGAGGGCCGAGGTCGCGGCATTCAGAAAATTCGGCGCGGACGCGGTCGGGATGTCGACCGTGCCCGAGGTGATCGCAGCCAGATTCCTGGGCCTTCGCGTGTTGTCGCTCTCGTGCATAGCGAATCCTGCGGCAGACCTGCATCGCGGCCGCATGACCCACGCAGAGGTCCTTTCGTCCATGAGGAAGCTGGCGCCCAGGGCGGCGGCGCTCCTCGAGGAGATCGTGGGAGAGGCGGACAAGGAATAGTTTGATGAAGATAACCATAGGCGCCAGGACTGCCAAGGTATCGCTCGTCTACGCCAAGTCAGTCGCGAAACTCCTGGAGACCGCGGGCGCAGAGGTGAAGCTCAAGCCGATCCCGGTCATCGGGGATTCCCTCGACGTGGGGCTCGCGGGCCAGCGCGGCGTCCACGTGTTCACCAAGGAGATAGACGAGGCGCTGGCAAAGGGCGAGATCGACCTCGCTGTCCACGACATGTCGCACCTGGCGGCCACGCTCCCCCCGAACGTATCCATAGCGGCGGTTCCGGCGAGGCTCGATCCCAGCGAGGCCTTCCTCTCCAACAAGGCGAAGAGACTCGCGGCGCTGCCGAAGGGCGCGCGCATAGGCGTGGCCGGCGCGAGCAGGGCGCCGCAGCTTGCGCACATGGGCAGGGATTTCCAGATAATGTCCATCATCACGGACGCCGAGGCCAACCTGCGCGCCGTGAGCGACGGCGCGGCCGACGCGGTGATCATGTCGTCGGCCGAGCTCATGAGGCTGGGCGTGGCAAAGGCGATCCTCGAGCGCCTGCCCCTGGACAAGCTCATCCCCGCTGTCGGGCAGGGCGCGCTTGCGGTGGAGGTGAGGAGCGACCGCAAGGATCTCATAAAATTCGTCGCAGCGGCCTGCCATCACCCGGCGTCGGGGGTCTCGATGAAGGCCGAGCGCGCGTTCCTCAAGGCGATCTCGCAGGCTGCGGGCGCGGTCTTTGCGGCTAACGCAGAGGTCGTGCCCTCCGGGCTTTCGATCGTGGGCTTCGTGTCCCGCTCCGAGGGAAGCGGGTTCGCGTCGGACAAAGAGGGCGGCAAGATCGAGGAAGCCGCGGAGCTTGGCAAAAGATTGGCCGAAAAACTCTTCAAGAAATTTCAGGCAAATTAAAGATGCCGCGTCTGATCGACCATCTGAGATCGCTCAAGCTCACGAACCGGGAGGTCCGCGACCTGCTCGACACGGGCAAGGTCATGTACTGCGGCGTGCCGACCGCGGACGGGGGGCGCGAGGTCGATGCAGCTCTCGTCACGCTGCGGCGCGATGCGCCGCGCATCCGGCCCAACCGCGACCTGGCCATCATCCACCGCGATCCGCACATGGTCGTGGTGTACAAACCGCCGGGCATGCTCTCAGTCCCGTCCCCCGGCAGGCGCGATGTGAAGAGCGTCATAGGCGTGGTCGGGCATCTTATCGGCGCGGCCTTTCCCGTGCATCGCCTCGACGAACCCACCTCGGGTTTGATGATGGTGGCGCTCACCGAGCGGTGTCAGCTCCTCATCAAGGATATCCTCTTCGACCATCGGGTGGAGCGCGGCTACCTCGCTCTGGTTAACGGCCAATTCCCGAAGGAGCCGTGCACCGTGCGCACCCAGTTGGTGCGCAATCGAGGCGACGGCCTTCGCGGCAGCGCCGCGGAGGGGGAGGAGGACGGCGCCAAGGAAGCGGTGACGCACTTGAGACTTCGCGAATATCTCGGCAAGGGCGCCTCTCTTGTCGAGGCGCGTCTGGAGACCGGCCGGACCCATCAGGTTCGCATCCACTTAAGCGAGAAGGGCCATCCCATCCTGGGCGACGAGCTGTACGCGCCGCCCGGTCTTACGCGGGCTGCGCCGCGTCTGGCGCTGCACGCGTTCAAGCTTGGGTTTACGCACCCGGTCACCGGAAAGAAGATGGATTTCGAGGCGCCGCTGGCCGACGACCTCGAGGTCCTGCGCCGCCGCCTGCTGCGTCAGGAGAGATGACCGGTCAGGGCCGGATGCATGGTCGAGCGATGTTTTTAAAAAACCTACGGGGGAGATATGAGACAGATCGCGATAGGCAAAGAGGGGATGATCAACAGCGCGCCTGCGATGCCGGTCTTTCTGATCGGCGCCAACGTGGACGGAAGGGCCAATTTCATGACTGCGGCATGGTCGGGGGTGGGTTGCGCCGAGCCGCTCATGCTCACGGTGCCGATAAGGCACGCCCGCTACACGCTGAAGGGGATCGACGAAAACGGCACGCTCTCTTTCTGCATCCCTCCGATCGATCTCGTGAAGGAGACCGACTTCTGCGGCATCGCCTCGGGGGCCAAGGTGGACAAGGTCAAGGCCTGCGGCTTCAAGGTGTTCTACGGAAAGACAGGGACGGCCCCGCTCATCGAGCAGTGCCCGATCAATATCGAGTGCAGCGTGCACGAGAAGCTCGATCTGGGCAGCCACGTGCTCGTCATAGGCAAGGTGGAGGAGATATATGCCGCCGAGTCGTGCATGGCAGAGGGCAAACCCGATATCGATAAGATGAGCGCCTTCATCTACACCGCGACCCCGGCGAGGGAGTATCGTACGATAGGAAAGGGTATCGCGAGGGCGTTCAGCGTCGGCAAAGAGATCAAGTCCTGAGTCGTTTTTTATCCCCCCGGCGTGATCGTCAGGACGCCGGTGCCCTCGACCTCCACGCTGCCGAGCGGCGCGTCGTCGATCACCTGTTTTGAAATGACGAAGCTCGTGGTCGTCTCTTCGTCCGTGATGTCGGCCACGATCGAGCGGATGGGGGGCCTGGCCTTTTCGATCGCGATCGCGAGCCATTTCTCGGGCGGGCCCGAGGTCTCGAACCTCGCGCCCGGCGCGTCGGTGAAGGTGCACGAGGACTTCCAATCCTCCATGATCGGCTTTCTGAACTGCAGCGATACGCTTCCCTTCTCCTCCTCGCTCTTGCGGAATGTGATCTCGAACGGGACCTTGGGGATGCTCACGTTGAGGCTGCACTGGCCGGTCGGCCAGCGCGCGAGCGTCCCCTCGACGTCCGCGGATATGTTCGCGTCGCCTCGGATGACCGCGGTGTCCGCGTTCGCCTCGCCCTCGAGCTCGAATGTGTATTTGATGACGAAGCTGTCGGAGGACTCGTTGAACACGTAGTTGGCGCGCACCGCGGCGTTGACCTTCACGCCCCAGCGCGTCTCCGCCTCGCCGGCCTCGCGGCCCTCGAAGTCGCCCATCACCTCATCGAGGCCGGGCACCGCCCGATCTTCACCTTCTTCGTCCTCCGCAATCGCCCGCTCTTCATCGGCGGCTGTCTCTTCGTCGCCGGGTTCATCGAATACGACGGCGTCGTCTCCCGGCAGCTCGATCGGCACCTGGGAGACTGCGTTGGCGGGCATGTATAGAGAGGCCATAAGCGCCAACGCCGCGAGCCAGGGCAGATATCTGCGTCTGATAAGGATCATCGACGCGCGATTGTATTTGAAACCACTTTTTCTTCAAGAGATTATCATTAGAGATTACAGCAACTTTGGGTTGCATATGGCCATGTCGTGGGCTATAGTGCCGCCTCTTCCTGCTGGAGCGCTGAAAAGTAAATGATTTCAGGGGGTTGAAGCGACCTCCTGGTACAGTTCTTTTCGAAACGGAGAGTCTCGGATGATAGAGAGATATTCCAGGCCTGAGATGGCCGCCCTCTGGAGCGATGAATCCCGCTTTGACCTGTGGCTCGCGATCGAGATCGCCGTCTGCGAGGCGTGGGCAAGGCGCGGCGCCATACCCAAAGATGCGCTCTCGACCATCAAGTCAAAGGCCGCCTTCGACGCGGTTCGCGTGGGTGAGATCGAGGCGGATGTGCACCACGACGTGATCGCATTTCTCACCGCAATCGCCGAGAAGGTGGGCCCGGACTCCCGCTTCATCCACATGGGCATGACCTCCTCCGATCTCATCGACACCGCGTTCGCGGTGCAGCTCAAGCGCGCCGGCCTCTCCATCGCAAAGGGGATCGATGAGCTCCGCGCAGTCATAGCCAAGCTCGCGCGCGACCATAAGGACACGTTGATGATGGGACGGTCGCACGGCATTCACGCCGAACCGATCACCTTCGGCCTCAAGGCCGCCGTCTGGTACGACGAGTTCGGCAGGCACGCGAAGCGCCTGCAGGACGCCATAGAGACGATCTCGACGGGCAAGCTCTCGGGCGCGGTCGGCACGTTCGCGCACATCGAGCCGGCGATGGAGGAAGAGGTCCTGCGGCGATTCGAGCTTAAGCCTGCGCCGGTCTCGACGCAGATCGTTCAGCGCGACCGCCACGCGCATTATTTCTGCACGCTGGCCGGCATCGCCGCATCCATAGAGAAGGTCGCCGTGGAGATCCGCCATCTTCAGCGCACCGAGGTCGGCGAGGCGGCGGAGCCGTTCGGCAAGGGGCAGAAGGGCAGCTCCGCGATGCCCCACAAGAGAAACCCGATCCTGTGCGAAAACCTGGCCGGCCTCGCGCGCATCGTACGCGCCAACGCGATGGCCGCGCTCGAGGATGTGGCGCTCTGGCACGAGAGGGACATCTCGCACTCATCCGTGGAGCGCGTGATAGCCCCGGACTCCACGATGCTTGCGGACTTCATGCTCGCCAGGCTCGCGAAGGTGCTGGCAGGGCTCACGGTGAACGCGGAGCGGATGAAGTCCAACATGGAGGCGTCGTTCGGCCTGTACAACTCGCAGGAGGTGATGCTCGCGCTGGTGAGGGAGGGCGTCACCCGCGAGGAGGCGTACAAGGCGGTGCAGGATGCGGCGATGAAGTCGTGGAAGGAAGAGCGGCGGTTCTTCGACGTGCTGATGGAGGACGATCTCATCAAAAAGAAGATAGGCGAACCGGCTCTCAAGAAGCTCTTCGACGTGAAACAGCACTTGAGACACGTGGATACGATATTTGAGAGGGTGTTCAAAAAGTAAGGAGAGGCTATGCAGGCAAAAGTATACGTAACACTGAAAAAGGGCGTGCACGATCCGCAGGGCGAGGCGGTGCGCCACACGCTGGGCAGCATGGGGCACAAGGGAATAAGCGGCGTGCGCGTGGGCAAGTACATAGAGGTGACGCTCGCGGAGATGCCCAAGGAGAAGGCCGAGGCGGAGCTCAAGGAGATCTGCGAGAAGCTCTTGGCCAACACGGTGATAGAGAGCTACAGGTATGACATCGAAGGTCAAGGATAAGGTGTCCACTATGAAATTCGGGATAATCGTTTTTCCAGGCAGCAACTGCGACCACGATTGCCGCCATGTGGTGACGAAGGTCCTGGGCCAGGAGGCCCAGTTTATCTGGCACAAGGAGCGCGACCTCTGCGGCTCCGACTGCGTCATCCTGCCGGGCGGCTTCTCCTACGGCGACTACCTGCGCTCCGGCGCCATGGCTGCGTGCTCGCCGATCATGGACGCGGTCAAGGGGTTTGCGGCCGAGGGCGGGCTGGTGATCGGCATCTGCAACGGCTTCCAGATCCTGCAGGAGGCCGGCCTCCTGCCCGGCGCGCTCATGCGCAACGACAATCTGAAATTCATCTGCCGCGACGTGAGCGTGCACGTGGAGCGGACCGACACCCCCTTCACCTGCGCGTGTAGGTCAGGCGAGGTGCTCCGGATCCCGATCGCGCACATGGACGGGAACTTCTTCGCTGACAAGAAGCTCATCACCAGGATGGAGAAACAGAGG
The sequence above is a segment of the bacterium genome. Coding sequences within it:
- the purB gene encoding adenylosuccinate lyase, encoding MIERYSRPEMAALWSDESRFDLWLAIEIAVCEAWARRGAIPKDALSTIKSKAAFDAVRVGEIEADVHHDVIAFLTAIAEKVGPDSRFIHMGMTSSDLIDTAFAVQLKRAGLSIAKGIDELRAVIAKLARDHKDTLMMGRSHGIHAEPITFGLKAAVWYDEFGRHAKRLQDAIETISTGKLSGAVGTFAHIEPAMEEEVLRRFELKPAPVSTQIVQRDRHAHYFCTLAGIAASIEKVAVEIRHLQRTEVGEAAEPFGKGQKGSSAMPHKRNPILCENLAGLARIVRANAMAALEDVALWHERDISHSSVERVIAPDSTMLADFMLARLAKVLAGLTVNAERMKSNMEASFGLYNSQEVMLALVREGVTREEAYKAVQDAAMKSWKEERRFFDVLMEDDLIKKKIGEPALKKLFDVKQHLRHVDTIFERVFKK
- the purS gene encoding phosphoribosylformylglycinamidine synthase subunit PurS, which codes for MQAKVYVTLKKGVHDPQGEAVRHTLGSMGHKGISGVRVGKYIEVTLAEMPKEKAEAELKEICEKLLANTVIESYRYDIEGQG
- the hemC gene encoding hydroxymethylbilane synthase translates to MKITIGARTAKVSLVYAKSVAKLLETAGAEVKLKPIPVIGDSLDVGLAGQRGVHVFTKEIDEALAKGEIDLAVHDMSHLAATLPPNVSIAAVPARLDPSEAFLSNKAKRLAALPKGARIGVAGASRAPQLAHMGRDFQIMSIITDAEANLRAVSDGAADAVIMSSAELMRLGVAKAILERLPLDKLIPAVGQGALAVEVRSDRKDLIKFVAAACHHPASGVSMKAERAFLKAISQAAGAVFAANAEVVPSGLSIVGFVSRSEGSGFASDKEGGKIEEAAELGKRLAEKLFKKFQAN
- a CDS encoding RluA family pseudouridine synthase, giving the protein MPRLIDHLRSLKLTNREVRDLLDTGKVMYCGVPTADGGREVDAALVTLRRDAPRIRPNRDLAIIHRDPHMVVVYKPPGMLSVPSPGRRDVKSVIGVVGHLIGAAFPVHRLDEPTSGLMMVALTERCQLLIKDILFDHRVERGYLALVNGQFPKEPCTVRTQLVRNRGDGLRGSAAEGEEDGAKEAVTHLRLREYLGKGASLVEARLETGRTHQVRIHLSEKGHPILGDELYAPPGLTRAAPRLALHAFKLGFTHPVTGKKMDFEAPLADDLEVLRRRLLRQER
- a CDS encoding flavin reductase family protein; the protein is MRQIAIGKEGMINSAPAMPVFLIGANVDGRANFMTAAWSGVGCAEPLMLTVPIRHARYTLKGIDENGTLSFCIPPIDLVKETDFCGIASGAKVDKVKACGFKVFYGKTGTAPLIEQCPINIECSVHEKLDLGSHVLVIGKVEEIYAAESCMAEGKPDIDKMSAFIYTATPAREYRTIGKGIARAFSVGKEIKS
- the purQ gene encoding phosphoribosylformylglycinamidine synthase subunit PurQ gives rise to the protein MKFGIIVFPGSNCDHDCRHVVTKVLGQEAQFIWHKERDLCGSDCVILPGGFSYGDYLRSGAMAACSPIMDAVKGFAAEGGLVIGICNGFQILQEAGLLPGALMRNDNLKFICRDVSVHVERTDTPFTCACRSGEVLRIPIAHMDGNFFADKKLITRMEKQRQLVLRYCDEEGNVAEEYNPNGSMEAVAGLVNDAGNVLGMMPHPERCSESQLGNTDGIKIFKSIVQWTKDRR